One genomic region from Pararge aegeria chromosome 24, ilParAegt1.1, whole genome shotgun sequence encodes:
- the LOC120634631 gene encoding uncharacterized protein LOC120634631, whose amino-acid sequence MREKKLSLAPEKTEAIVFSGRRKLDPIKFQIEDATVAPKEHIKYLGVWLDKCLNFKKHVEEVAKKAQKLTDALHRLMPTKGGPRASKRRVLASVAHSVILYAAPIFEGAMKIELYRKKLEAVQRRMAIGICGAYRTISTDAVLVIAGLIPIDKMVRERAQLYRDREFTPLEVRGNVLTEWDKEWSGAGKGA is encoded by the coding sequence ATGCGAGAGAAAAAACTGTCTTTAGCACCAGAGAAGACTGAAGCAATTGTTTTTAGCGGGAGGCGGAAGCTAGACCCTATAAAATTCCAAATCGAAGATGCGACAGTAGCTCCAAAGGAGCATATCAAATATCTTGGGGTATGGCTGGACAAATGCCTCAACTTTAAAAAACACGTTGAGGAGGTAGCCAAAAAAGCGCAAAAGTTAACGGATGCGTTGCATAGACTTATGCCGACAAAGGGAGGTCCCAGAGCAAGCAAAAGAAGAGTTCTGGCATCAGTGGCTCATTCCGTTATCCTTTACGCTGCGCCAATTTTTGAGGGTGCAATGAAGATAGAACTCTACCGGAAAAAACTTGAAGCGGTCCAGAGACGAATGGCGATAGGTATCTGTGGAGCGTATAGAACAATCTCCACAGATGCTGTGCTTGTGATTGCAGGGCTTATTCCCATTGATAAAATGGTAAGAGAACGTGCCCAGCTGTACAGGGATAGAGAATTTACGCCACTAGAAGTACGGGGCAATGTCCTTACGGAATGGGATAAAGAGTGGTCTGGAGCGGGAAAAGGTGCCTAA